From the genome of Halomonas sp. 1513, one region includes:
- a CDS encoding LysR family transcriptional regulator gives MNLETKWLEDFVALANTRSFSASARQRHVTQPAFSRRIRSLEQAVGVTLVDRSTTPVGLTPEGQLFLVTARNLVEQLSECLGHLRGLSMANEALDIVAAHSLALTFYPQWISRLQQGTGELPTRLIAMNMGEAIHVLREGNCDLMLGYYDPYASMQLDAEVFPSFSIGQVKMVPVCLPDREGAARFPLEGSESVPFLAYTQGAFLGRSVRMLLKNDPLRMRLRTVYETAMAEGLKGMMLQGAGMAWIPDFCIREELKSGKLVRAGGKAWDIPLEIRLYRCSLVHKPGVEKLWRQMMKLPRDFLQA, from the coding sequence GTGAACCTCGAAACCAAGTGGCTTGAAGACTTCGTCGCCCTGGCCAATACGCGCAGTTTCTCGGCGTCGGCACGTCAGCGCCATGTCACTCAGCCGGCCTTCAGTCGGCGGATCCGCTCGCTGGAGCAGGCGGTCGGCGTGACGCTGGTCGACCGCTCGACCACGCCGGTGGGCTTGACCCCCGAAGGCCAGCTGTTTCTGGTCACCGCGCGCAATCTGGTCGAGCAGTTGAGCGAATGCCTGGGCCACCTGCGCGGCCTGTCGATGGCCAACGAGGCGCTGGATATCGTTGCGGCGCATTCACTGGCGCTGACCTTCTACCCGCAGTGGATCTCGCGCCTGCAGCAGGGCACCGGCGAGCTGCCGACGCGCTTGATCGCCATGAACATGGGCGAGGCGATCCACGTGCTGCGCGAGGGCAACTGCGATCTGATGCTCGGCTACTACGACCCCTACGCCAGCATGCAACTCGACGCCGAGGTGTTTCCGTCGTTCTCGATCGGCCAGGTCAAGATGGTGCCGGTGTGCTTGCCCGATCGAGAGGGGGCCGCCCGCTTTCCTCTCGAGGGCAGCGAGTCGGTGCCCTTCCTCGCCTACACCCAGGGCGCCTTCCTCGGACGTAGCGTGCGCATGCTGCTCAAGAACGATCCGCTGCGCATGCGGCTGCGTACGGTCTACGAGACGGCCATGGCCGAGGGACTGAAAGGCATGATGCTGCAGGGCGCCGGCATGGCCTGGATCCCCGATTTCTGCATCCGCGAGGAGCTCAAGAGCGGCAAGCTGGTACGCGCCGGGGGCAAGGCGTGGGACATCCCCCTGGAGATCCGACTGTACCGCTGCTCGCTGGTGCACAAGCCCGGCGTCGAGAAGCTGTGGCGGCAGATGATGAAGCTGCCGCGGGACTTCCTGCAAGCCTGA
- a CDS encoding fumarate hydratase (catalyzes the formation of fumarate from malate), whose product MTLIRQDDLIQSVADALQYISYYHPKDFIDAMHEAYQREENPAAKDAIAQILINSRMCALGHRPICQDTGIVTVFLHVGMNVRWEADMSLDEMVNEGVRRAYQLPDNVLRASVLADPDGQRKNTGDNTPAIIHHKIVPGDTVEVHVAAKGGGSEAKSKFAMLNPSDSVVDWVMEQLPKMGAGWCPPGMLGIGIGGTAEKAMLLAKESLLDPVDIQLLQSRGAGSRAEELRLELYNKVNSSGIGAQGLGGLTTVLDIKVKDYPTHAVNKAMAIIPNCAATRHVHFALDGAGPASLPVPRLEDWPEITREIGDNVKRVNLDGISPEEVQSWQPGDVLLLNGKLLTGRDAAHKRIIDMMNKGQELPVDLAGRFIYYVGPVDPVGDEVVGPAGPTTSTRMDKFTRDMLERAGLQGMIGKAERGPAAIEAIRDNKACYLMATGGAAYLVSQAIKKSRVVGFEDLGMEAIYEFEVEDMPVTVAVDSSGTSVHQTGPAKWKEIIAERA is encoded by the coding sequence ATGACCCTGATCCGCCAGGATGACCTGATCCAGAGCGTCGCCGACGCCCTCCAGTACATCTCCTACTATCATCCCAAGGATTTCATCGACGCCATGCACGAGGCGTATCAGCGGGAAGAGAATCCGGCGGCCAAGGATGCCATCGCCCAGATCCTGATCAACTCGCGGATGTGCGCCCTGGGCCATCGCCCGATCTGCCAGGACACCGGCATCGTCACGGTCTTCCTGCACGTGGGTATGAACGTGCGCTGGGAAGCCGACATGAGCCTCGATGAAATGGTCAACGAGGGCGTGCGGCGCGCCTACCAGCTCCCCGATAACGTGCTGCGTGCCTCGGTGCTGGCCGACCCCGACGGTCAGCGCAAGAATACCGGCGACAATACCCCGGCGATCATTCATCACAAGATCGTGCCCGGCGACACGGTCGAGGTCCACGTGGCGGCAAAGGGCGGCGGCAGCGAGGCCAAGTCCAAGTTCGCCATGCTCAATCCCTCCGACAGCGTGGTCGACTGGGTGATGGAGCAGCTGCCCAAGATGGGTGCCGGCTGGTGCCCGCCGGGCATGCTCGGCATCGGCATTGGCGGCACCGCCGAGAAGGCCATGCTACTCGCCAAAGAATCTTTATTGGATCCCGTCGACATCCAACTGCTGCAGTCTCGCGGGGCAGGGAGTCGCGCCGAGGAACTACGCTTGGAGCTCTACAATAAAGTCAACAGCAGTGGCATTGGTGCCCAGGGATTGGGCGGGCTGACCACAGTGTTGGACATCAAGGTCAAAGACTATCCAACTCATGCGGTCAACAAGGCCATGGCGATCATTCCCAACTGTGCGGCCACCCGCCATGTACATTTTGCCCTGGATGGTGCCGGCCCTGCATCGTTACCGGTGCCCAGGCTCGAGGACTGGCCAGAGATAACCCGTGAAATTGGTGACAATGTAAAGCGTGTTAATCTTGATGGCATCAGCCCGGAGGAGGTTCAGAGCTGGCAGCCAGGTGATGTCTTGCTGCTCAACGGCAAGCTTCTGACAGGTCGTGATGCCGCTCACAAACGAATCATCGATATGATGAACAAAGGCCAGGAGCTCCCTGTGGATCTGGCTGGGCGATTTATCTACTATGTTGGTCCAGTTGATCCAGTAGGTGATGAAGTTGTAGGCCCGGCCGGCCCAACAACGTCAACCCGCATGGATAAGTTTACTCGCGATATGCTCGAGCGTGCCGGTCTCCAAGGGATGATAGGCAAGGCCGAGCGAGGTCCAGCGGCGATCGAAGCGATCCGCGATAACAAGGCTTGTTATCTAATGGCTACTGGAGGCGCGGCTTACCTGGTTTCTCAAGCGATCAAGAAGTCCCGGGTAGTAGGCTTCGAGGATCTGGGCATGGAAGCGATCTACGAGTTCGAGGTCGAGGATATGCCGGTCACGGTGGCGGTGGACAGCAGCGGCACCTCGGTCCACCAGACCGGTCCCGCCAAGTGGAAGGAGATCATCGCCGAGCGCGCCTGA
- a CDS encoding ADP-ribose pyrophosphatase (NadM-Nudix subfamily; involved in creation of nicotanimide adenine dinucleotide NAD from either biosynthetic or salvage pathways) — protein MASTPQAPYAQHDYDFDCLVFIGRFQPPHLGHLAVIHEALKRARQVIVLVGSAWQARSLRNPWRFDERQAMLRSCFDEEDNRRLDIEPLLDALYNNDVWVRDVQRKVRDVASPQHGRLPRTGLIGASRGQSSYYLSLFPQWESVSVPLVEGISASQIRERLFRSHSSAGDYLSTGAAHDLPPSVHEVLGSFAEDEPFQRLIEEQQLLEQYRSAWAEAPYPPIFVTVNAVVVQSGHVLLVRRTAAPGKGLLALPGGFINPHERLLDACLRELRERLRLKVPEPVLKGSLRGQRLFDEPHRSWRGRTLAEAFYFALRPEQQLPQLKPVKGGDHARWVALADLEPESLFEDHFFIIQNFLGLPADFGTS, from the coding sequence ATGGCGTCGACCCCGCAAGCACCATACGCGCAGCATGACTACGATTTCGACTGCCTGGTCTTTATCGGTCGCTTCCAGCCGCCGCACCTGGGTCACCTGGCAGTGATCCACGAGGCGCTCAAGCGTGCTCGCCAGGTGATCGTGCTGGTCGGCTCCGCCTGGCAGGCGCGCTCACTGCGTAACCCGTGGCGTTTCGATGAGCGCCAGGCCATGCTGCGCAGCTGCTTCGACGAGGAGGATAATCGGCGACTCGACATCGAGCCGCTGCTCGATGCCCTGTACAACAACGACGTCTGGGTACGCGACGTGCAGCGCAAGGTGCGTGATGTCGCCAGCCCCCAGCACGGGCGCCTGCCTCGTACTGGCCTGATCGGTGCCAGCCGCGGTCAGTCCAGCTACTACCTGTCGCTGTTCCCGCAGTGGGAATCGGTGAGCGTGCCGCTGGTCGAAGGCATCTCGGCCAGTCAGATCCGCGAGCGGCTGTTCCGTTCGCACTCTTCGGCGGGAGATTATCTCTCTACTGGGGCCGCCCACGACCTGCCGCCCAGCGTGCACGAGGTGCTCGGGAGCTTCGCCGAAGACGAGCCCTTTCAGCGCCTGATCGAGGAGCAGCAGCTGCTCGAGCAGTATCGCAGCGCCTGGGCCGAGGCCCCCTACCCGCCGATCTTCGTCACCGTCAATGCGGTCGTGGTGCAGTCCGGCCACGTGCTGCTGGTCAGGCGCACCGCGGCGCCGGGCAAGGGACTGCTGGCGCTGCCTGGCGGCTTCATCAATCCCCATGAGCGCCTGCTGGACGCCTGCCTGCGTGAGCTGCGCGAGCGGCTGCGCCTCAAGGTGCCAGAACCGGTGCTCAAGGGCTCGCTGCGCGGCCAGCGGTTGTTCGATGAACCTCATCGCAGCTGGCGCGGACGCACCCTGGCGGAAGCCTTCTACTTCGCGCTGCGCCCGGAGCAGCAGCTGCCACAGCTCAAGCCGGTCAAGGGCGGCGACCACGCACGCTGGGTGGCCCTGGCCGACCTCGAGCCCGAGAGCCTGTTCGAGGACCACTTCTTCATCATCCAGAATTTCCTCGGCCTGCCCGCCGACTTCGGCACGAGCTAA
- a CDS encoding cardiolipin synthase gives MTSWLTGLAIFMVHLLGILSAVLALMSSRTSQGAIAWIISLITFPYAALPAYWIFGRPRFYGYVSARGERDTVLRRVLARYREQIEPYLADAGFGEIRAVEQLAMMPLTSGNRAELLIDGEATFDSLFAGIDAAEEYLLVQFFIVRNDALGLQFKAHLERAAERGVRVYFLYDEIGSRKLGEGYLNDLFDAGVAVSAFNSSRGVRHRFQLNFRNHRKVLVVDGREGWLGGFNVGVEYLGQHRRHGPWRDTHLKLTGPSVLGLQEAFWEDWHWATGEVLSLSWLPLSTCDDCQNVVIVPSGPADRQETASLLVQQAIHSAKERLWVTSPYFVPDQGVQDALRLAAMRGVDVRVMIPERPDHLLVFLSAFSFLPDMLRAGVKVYRYQPGFLHQKVMLIDDHSATVGTINLDNRSFRLNFEITAYVPDRRFAAEVRLMLEKDFADCRRISYDELRDRPLWRKLLSRAAYLLSPIQ, from the coding sequence ATGACATCCTGGCTGACGGGCCTGGCCATCTTCATGGTGCACCTGCTGGGTATTCTCTCGGCGGTGCTGGCACTGATGTCGAGCCGCACCTCACAGGGCGCGATCGCCTGGATCATCTCGCTGATCACCTTTCCCTATGCCGCCTTGCCCGCCTACTGGATCTTCGGTCGGCCGCGCTTCTACGGCTACGTCTCGGCCCGCGGTGAGCGCGATACGGTGCTGCGCCGGGTGCTGGCGCGCTACCGTGAGCAGATCGAGCCCTACCTGGCCGATGCCGGCTTTGGCGAGATTCGCGCCGTCGAACAGCTGGCCATGATGCCGCTCACCAGCGGCAACCGGGCCGAGCTGCTGATCGACGGCGAGGCCACCTTCGACAGCTTGTTTGCCGGTATCGATGCCGCCGAGGAGTATCTGCTGGTGCAGTTCTTCATCGTGCGCAACGATGCCCTGGGCCTGCAGTTCAAGGCGCATCTGGAGCGCGCCGCCGAGCGCGGCGTCAGAGTCTATTTCCTCTACGACGAAATCGGCAGCCGCAAGCTCGGAGAGGGCTACCTGAATGACCTGTTCGACGCCGGGGTGGCGGTTAGCGCCTTCAACTCGTCGCGTGGCGTGCGTCATCGGTTCCAGCTCAATTTCCGCAACCACCGCAAGGTGCTGGTGGTCGACGGCCGCGAGGGCTGGCTGGGGGGCTTCAATGTTGGCGTCGAGTATCTCGGCCAGCACCGCCGGCACGGTCCATGGCGTGATACCCACCTCAAGCTGACCGGGCCCAGCGTACTCGGCCTCCAAGAGGCCTTCTGGGAGGACTGGCACTGGGCCACCGGCGAGGTGCTGAGCCTCTCCTGGCTGCCGCTCAGTACCTGCGACGACTGCCAGAACGTGGTCATCGTCCCCTCGGGGCCGGCCGATCGCCAGGAAACCGCCAGCCTGCTGGTGCAGCAGGCGATTCACAGTGCCAAGGAGCGGCTGTGGGTCACCAGTCCCTACTTCGTACCCGATCAGGGCGTTCAGGACGCCCTGCGCCTGGCGGCCATGCGCGGCGTCGATGTGCGCGTGATGATCCCCGAACGGCCCGACCACCTGCTGGTATTCCTGTCGGCGTTCTCGTTCCTGCCCGACATGCTGCGCGCCGGCGTCAAGGTGTATCGCTACCAGCCGGGGTTCCTGCATCAAAAGGTGATGCTGATCGACGACCATAGCGCCACGGTCGGCACCATCAATCTCGACAACCGCTCGTTCCGGCTCAACTTCGAGATTACCGCCTATGTTCCGGACCGGCGCTTCGCCGCCGAGGTGCGCCTGATGCTCGAGAAGGACTTCGCCGACTGCCGACGCATCAGCTACGACGAACTCCGCGATCGTCCGCTATGGCGCAAGCTGCTGTCACGTGCGGCCTATCTGCTGTCGCCGATTCAGTAG